A window of Lepidochelys kempii isolate rLepKem1 chromosome 1, rLepKem1.hap2, whole genome shotgun sequence contains these coding sequences:
- the RCSD1 gene encoding capZ-interacting protein isoform X2, which produces MEGRPAETNPEVEKSASLSVAQLAGKFKEQAATISGKEIPANKPTRRKPPCSLPLHTQKLELGHSGEPKQSPNACPLPRVKVKSSPLIEKLQANLAFAPAALVPGTSPKSPGLKVIPSPFSTPPSTPSSPGIQSHSSESDETPVSFDQPPEGTHLKFYNKVRTRGSLKRRPPSRKFRKSQSDSGDGEDLRATGSSQENGVKEEDGDEVFVPKSQKEESQSLVCETGSKLMQKQIGSNEKPPSGRGSSRTENKEEREKEIEAVKPRKSSTGDKEKPCQSPPGEEERKSSQSTPEEKPCPSTMGDKDKKLCQNTPENKEGSTLGEREGGNASEQEKRNKENKEVKKEENSEGKDTQETSDTQEKSLKMGMLQLAADTGTASEHHSVLPMQEPGTETQETLM; this is translated from the exons GGCAGACCAGCAGAGACCAATCCAGAGGTGGAGAAGTCAGCATCCCTATCTGTGGCTCAGCTGGCAGGAAAGTTCAAGGAGCAAGCAGCCACCATTTCTGGAAAGGAG ATACCAGCTAATAAACCAACCCGGAGGAAACCACCATGCTCCCTTCCCCTACACACCCAAAAGTTGGAGCTGGGCCACAGTGGGGAGCCG AAGCAGTCTCCAAATGCTTGTCCCCTTCCCAGGGTCAAGGTGAAAAGCTCTCCCCTGATTGAAAAACTGCAG gcCAATCTGGCATTTGCTCCAGCTGCCCTGGTGCCAGGTACATCTCCAAAAAGCCCAGGTCTGAAAGTCATACCATCTCCCTTTAGCACTCCCCCTTCAACTCCCAGTAGCCCCGGCATCCAGTCCCATTCCAGTGAATCGGATGAGACACCAGTCAGTTTTGATCAACCACCAGAGGGCACTCACCTGAAGTTTTATAACAAG GTGCGGACACGGGGATCACTGAAGCGCAGACCCCCTTCCAGGAAATTCCGAAAGTCCCAGTCAGACTCCGGAGATGGTGAAGATTTAAGGGCGACTGGATCATCTCAAGAAAATGGGGTCAAAGAAGAGGATGGTGATGAGGTATTCGTGCCTAAGAGTCAGAAAGAGGAGTCACAGTCACTTGTGTGTGAAACAGGCAGTAAACTGATGCAGAAACAGATAGGATCCAATGAAAAGCCACCCTCAGGGAGAGGGTCCAGCAGGACAGAAaacaaagaggagagagaaaaagaaatagaaGCAGTGAAACCACGCAAGAGCAGCACAGGAGATAAGGAGAAGCCGTGCCAGAGCCCtccaggggaggaagagaggaagtCATCCCAGAGCACGCCAGAGGAGAAGCCATGCCCAAGTACCATGGGAGATAAGGATAAGAAGTTGTGCCAGAACACCCCAGAGAATAAGGAAGGGAGCAccctgggggaaagggagggtggCAATGCCTCTGAACAggaaaaaaggaacaaagaaaataaagaggtgaaaaaggaagaaaacagtGAGGGCAAAGACACACAGGAAACATCAGACACCCAGGAAAAGTCCCTGAAGATGGGGATGTTGCAGCTGGCAGCAGACACAGGAACTGCCAGTGAGCATCACAGTGTGCTGCCAATGCAAGAACCGGGCACAGA
- the RCSD1 gene encoding capZ-interacting protein isoform X1 — translation MEGRPAETNPEVEKSASLSVAQLAGKFKEQAATISGKEIPANKPTRRKPPCSLPLHTQKLELGHSGEPKQSPNACPLPRVKVKSSPLIEKLQANLAFAPAALVPGTSPKSPGLKVIPSPFSTPPSTPSSPGIQSHSSESDETPVSFDQPPEGTHLKFYNKVRTRGSLKRRPPSRKFRKSQSDSGDGEDLRATGSSQENGVKEEDGDEVFVPKSQKEESQSLVCETGSKLMQKQIGSNEKPPSGRGSSRTENKEEREKEIEAVKPRKSSTGDKEKPCQSPPGEEERKSSQSTPEEKPCPSTMGDKDKKLCQNTPENKEGSTLGEREGGNASEQEKRNKENKEVKKEENSEGKDTQETSDTQEKSLKMGMLQLAADTGTASEHHSVLPMQEPGTEVQKGCTG, via the exons GGCAGACCAGCAGAGACCAATCCAGAGGTGGAGAAGTCAGCATCCCTATCTGTGGCTCAGCTGGCAGGAAAGTTCAAGGAGCAAGCAGCCACCATTTCTGGAAAGGAG ATACCAGCTAATAAACCAACCCGGAGGAAACCACCATGCTCCCTTCCCCTACACACCCAAAAGTTGGAGCTGGGCCACAGTGGGGAGCCG AAGCAGTCTCCAAATGCTTGTCCCCTTCCCAGGGTCAAGGTGAAAAGCTCTCCCCTGATTGAAAAACTGCAG gcCAATCTGGCATTTGCTCCAGCTGCCCTGGTGCCAGGTACATCTCCAAAAAGCCCAGGTCTGAAAGTCATACCATCTCCCTTTAGCACTCCCCCTTCAACTCCCAGTAGCCCCGGCATCCAGTCCCATTCCAGTGAATCGGATGAGACACCAGTCAGTTTTGATCAACCACCAGAGGGCACTCACCTGAAGTTTTATAACAAG GTGCGGACACGGGGATCACTGAAGCGCAGACCCCCTTCCAGGAAATTCCGAAAGTCCCAGTCAGACTCCGGAGATGGTGAAGATTTAAGGGCGACTGGATCATCTCAAGAAAATGGGGTCAAAGAAGAGGATGGTGATGAGGTATTCGTGCCTAAGAGTCAGAAAGAGGAGTCACAGTCACTTGTGTGTGAAACAGGCAGTAAACTGATGCAGAAACAGATAGGATCCAATGAAAAGCCACCCTCAGGGAGAGGGTCCAGCAGGACAGAAaacaaagaggagagagaaaaagaaatagaaGCAGTGAAACCACGCAAGAGCAGCACAGGAGATAAGGAGAAGCCGTGCCAGAGCCCtccaggggaggaagagaggaagtCATCCCAGAGCACGCCAGAGGAGAAGCCATGCCCAAGTACCATGGGAGATAAGGATAAGAAGTTGTGCCAGAACACCCCAGAGAATAAGGAAGGGAGCAccctgggggaaagggagggtggCAATGCCTCTGAACAggaaaaaaggaacaaagaaaataaagaggtgaaaaaggaagaaaacagtGAGGGCAAAGACACACAGGAAACATCAGACACCCAGGAAAAGTCCCTGAAGATGGGGATGTTGCAGCTGGCAGCAGACACAGGAACTGCCAGTGAGCATCACAGTGTGCTGCCAATGCAAGAACCGGGCACAGA